atggttccagggccagacagaacaataagggggaaagagggcaaacctgccgggtgcccctatccagagtaaaataatctgaaattaatccatttgtttataccgCCGCTATAGGTtgtctataaagcaacttaatccatccaatatacatactcccaaacctgtacatttccaaaatcttaaaaagatcccattctaccatatcaaatgccttttcggcatcaagtgagatggcagcgaccggagtctgatcattcgccactgaccacatggcattaatgaaacgcctaatgttatcagaagagctgcggcgccgaataaaccccacctgatctatctataagagatgtcataaattaatcgattagccagaatttttgacaatattttaatgtctagctggatgagggaaattggatggtaactcttatactcgcttggatctttgtcctttttaagaatcaggctgatctgggcttgtgtcatggttggcggtagctttccattctttaatgattccatataaacttctaccaaaagtggagccagttctgtagcatgagATCTAAAAAAGTttagcggcaaagccgtctggccccagagccttgcctgcaTTCAGGGCCTTAactacctcgtcaagctcctcctcATCtcggaatcaagagaatttttttgctcagtcatcaatttagggagttctaatggttccacaaagtttctaatatcttcatcagtagacgaagacgtggaactatagagatcaagatagaacattttaaaagcattattaatatcaatggctgaggtaaatatttcaccaccagcagatttcactgacagaatggtagaaaaaaagactctctgctttatatatctagccaaaagctttcctgctttgtcccccgactcaaagaatgactgtcttgccctggataaccaaaactccactttccgtgacaaaatagtattatatctgtatttcaatcgggtcaattctctgaggccatcagatgatatTCGGCACTTcaactctgcctctgcacttttaatattcccttccaactccatgagttctcgtgctttggattttgtaaacaactgttttcaatgaaagTACGCACACCGCCTCCACCACTCGGCGTCTGTCGGCGGCACCCAGCTACGACTCTGGagatttttttagatgctgtgtctattttttaaaggaaattttacttttaaaacttgTCTCGAGACAACCGCATTGTTTTGTCGCCCTGCACCTTTTTTAGCCCAAGAATGTAAGTCATTATCAGTGCTtgacacacatccaaaattcgaatgctcattttagcatttgaatgtgcatttattttaaattcaacTTATATTCGAATTTCtagttttaatttgacagcctgaCTGACTCTTCTGTGACATTAAGTAGCTAGCAAGCTTTCTGTTTGTCTTACTGTCATGTCTGTATAActgtcaaacttttaaaactatttttaactttcATAAAAGGCTTTGTCaggccaacatcaaagtttgtcttgaccaACTTTATCTATGTAGTTACAGTTACCGTCTGTCTGTCCACAGCTTGGTGTGGTTGTGCCTACACATGCCTTAACTCTTCCAGAAGAACCAATCACAGGACCAGGAGAGTTCTGGTGTAATGTCACAGTAAGTTGGTTGACTTTACAGGCAAGCATTGATATTCTTATAATCTATATAGCTAGAAGTGTACTGTGTAAGCAACAGAGCTTTATGATAATGTAGCTCAAAATTTCTTATATGAAGTTAGTTGACCTGATTTGTTCTGTTAGTTTGAACTTGTTGTCTGAAGAGTATTTCCTCTCTCAGGTAAATGGAGTGGACACAGTCAGAGTTTCCATGTCTGTGGTGCCATTTGTGGGTCCAAGCCAACATTGGCTTATGAAGAAACAGGAAGACACACAGCAATCTGATTCAGAATAGCATTTCCTTGTTAAAGAGGATGTGTTTAAAGAAACAATTTTGGGAATATATCCAAGGAATttgtacaacaaaaaaaaaaaaaacatttttcctgTCAATTCCTTCTATGAAGTCTGCTTTTCTTTTAGCTTATTGCTCTTGGCTTCTGAAAATTCAAAGACAAAACTCTAAACTTAGGAAAGTGTACTAATGTGTAGTTAGTCAAATTATGAAAATGTGAATTTAAAAGGTTTTAATAAACTGTTTTGCATCTCATAGCAAAAATAATGCGCATCAGATCAACTTTGTCTTGGTTTTCCGATAGATTCCCAATAAGTACTTTGTTAGCTCTTTGTGAAACATGAATATCCACACAATAGGTcccaaattacatattttaacatgAGCAACTTTGGCAGAGAAATTAGAAGCATATCAAGAATTTCTATATTCATATTGAGGCAATCAATGTCAGTCTACAAATTTTCAATTCACACCGGAAAAAAAGCattaacatttaaacataaataacattaaatcaaatgtttttaccTTTAATTTGAGGTTTTTCATTGTTGAACATATTTTTAaacgtgtttttgtttttttactcagaTTTCTGGTCGTGATGTAAGAACTTTTCACACATGAAAGTCtaacacaatttttttatatatatatatatatattttttttttttttcctttttttcttgagatgcaataaaacacttttttcaaGGTTCTACATTAGGTTTTTGAGAAAGAAgccattcaaataaaaaaagtctCTCATTTACTCTTAAACAcgattttctttcttatgtggaacacaaatgaagatattttgatggagatattatGTCTTtgccattcaatgcaagtcaatggggtccaacatttTTCAAGCTCCAAACAGGATGTAAAAGCAGcacaaaggtaatccatatgactccagtggtttaatctatgtcttccgAAGCGATGCGATTGGTTTTTCGTGAGTAAACcaaatggagtcgtatggattacctttatacttgaaagtttggaccccattgacttgcattgtatggacaaacagacatcatatctccattaaaatacctttgtttctgcagaagaaaaaaactcaTCCGAGTTTAGacagcataagggtaagtaaattatttttgggtgaataattcctttaaaagTATGAGACTAAGATTGGAAGATTTACTCACactttttaagatttacatttcCCCCTCCCCCATTTCAGTTTTCCCACTTCCTTTGTTATGTCCAATATATGTTTTCTACCTGCCAAAGTGTGGAAGACAAGGCTTCCCAGAAAAGTTCTGGTGTAGTAAAACACGCAACcccaataacataaaaaaattatgtgattgaaCCTAAATGGCTACTATTATGTTACATGTGACTATCTACGACAGAACTAAAACCTTGTAACAAATGAATTGGAGTGCATCATAACAATGGAAAGACAACGTTCATATTTAGTAGACTTTTGGGTGTCATCTTCCTGCTGTAATAGCAGCCATTAGAGTTTTGCATACCTTAGCTCCGTTCTGAAATAATACAAACACGAACATCTCTAAAAAGCTGGTGACAAGATACTACATTTCtgtactgactgcagtctcagaCAAAATCTGCCCAAATTTATCTCGACATCCAGAGTGACGTCGACTAAAATCCGTACTTGGCTTGTGTTTGTCGTCTACTCAGCTTGTTGTCTGCCCAGTTGTTCTTCAGTTCCAGCTCACGTTCCTTGGCCTGATGAATCAGGTATGTGATTTGGTGCTTGCGTCTTTGTTGACCTGTTGGCTGATCTCCTTTTTTCTGGAAAGGATTTGAAAGAGTCACTCTTTCCTGCATTTCTCTCCTGATACCAGTCTAAATTGGAGTGTTTTGTTTGCACTGCCTGTGCTTACCTTGCTGAAGGACTTGCGTGGCTCCATCTCTGTTGTCATGTTCTTGGTCATCCACTGCTTGTTGCCACTCAGCTGATCATCTCCTTTGATCTCTAGGAACTTGATCTCTTCTCGCCCCCGATTCTGTTTCCCCTGCAGCCGCCGAAACTAGAAACAGATGAACACTGATCAGCCATGGCTCAGTTTCTAATAACAATGTCAACATTAACATGAATGTACAGATAATGATGAAAACAGGGTTTCCACACTATTTGACagatgaatttccatgacttttatagTCATTTGTGCTTATTGTATAAGgattaaaaaacacattttatagagattgcactcaagTCATTTGTAGCCAAATAATTACTTTAGAGCTGAATTTAAGTATCATTTATATCTGTACCACAAATGGTGAGGGACGAGTTTAATACATAGGATTAGGGATTTTGAACATTTCGAACCACAGGGAGCCCATCAGGCCGAACACGTTCTggcgctaaaaaagctagacaccaCGAACAAAAAgtaggtgtctcgagacatgttttaaaagtttaaagcacaagtgcatgtttatatagaaaaacaatcGAAAAACCAGGCAGACGGATGCAAAAACGCCTTTGCTGTGAACGTCTTagtatgagaaacagaaatactGATGCATAAACAACTTACTGCTTCATCATTGAACATTGAAGAGGACCCTGATTCATCTGGCTCAACATCTAAAGGATTAGGGTCTTGATAGTAACCCTCCTCATAGTAATCCTGTGaaatatatgcataaaacatCAGCTGCTAAAATTACAAGCAATATATTGGTGTATGACACAGTTACACAAGACTTACACACTTGAGTGACGTGTTATTACCTGTGGACAGGCCTCTGGCAGTGGATTCTCCTGGTATTGATCTTGATGTTCTCCCCTCTGATAGTCTTGCATGGCTCCAACTGACTTAGTGTAACTTTCTTTGTTAGGAGAACCAAAGTCCAATGGGGCATCCTCCACACTGGGCGGAGGGTGCAGAGAAGGAACATACACTTGAGAATCAGGGTTTTGTGACATCACAGATTGTGATGAGCTTTCTGGAAGGGAGAAGTAGTTTTCTGGAGCAACTTCATCATCACTTCCGTCTTCGTCAGCTGCTATTTGTCTGGCTAGCTGCATTGCTGCTGATTTGGCTGCAGCTTTGATGGCAGATGGGGATGGGCTGGTTCCAGAGAGGGCCTGGGACTTTGCTGCGGTTCCCTTGGGCGGACCTGATCCAGGGCGTTTTGTTAGGGTGTGGGGCACTAGGGGCCGCTGGATTTCCTTCACAACCAGATTCTTAGGCTGGGGAAGTAGAGAGGACAGACCGCCACCGCCCTGGAAGAAATTATGGAAAAAATGGTGGGACCTAATGTTGAGAGCTAAACTTGACCATCTACATGGATACTAGTGTCATTGTGCCTAAATTTCTATGGGGTTTTACCCAGATCTGCTTAAATGTGAAAGACAGGCAAATATGTATGCCTTAAGGGGATATATAATGGGGAAATAATGATTTTTCTTgctctttttaaattaaaagagtTTGATGAAATAAAAACATGCTGCTCCAGTCCAAAAATACCATTTCTTTAAACTAAGCCACAAAAACGGCTCATTTTgaaaatgctgcatttatgttGTCAAAGACCTGAatacattaaagagatagttcacccaaaaatgatttactcacccacatgctatcccagatgtgtatgactttctttcttcaagagaacacaaagatttttagaagaatatctcagctctgtaggtccgtacaatgcaagcgAATACTCTATGCTCTGTGCgtacgtcaagcactaggaagtgtaatcgagcttgaaatcatgattgtgcctaaatgtacagtgaaaaaggagttatattttgatctgttctcaccaaaaatcaATTGGatcgcatcagaagacatggaataaaccccttggtcgtatggattacttttatgctgccttcatatgctttgtggagcttcaaagttttggaccctgttgacttgcattgtaaggacctacagagctgagatattcttctaaaaatctttatgttcagcagaagaaagaaagtcataaacatctgggatggcatgagggtgagtaaatgatatttACTGGAACTATTCCAGTAACATTACATTATAAATCAATACAGATATACACTCTAATGTTCACCGCCTAAAACTCAGTCCCTATTTATATACATaaatcttaaaggtacagtagtaaaaacagtttgtttatttttttaaaggtcagAGAAAAGGTGGAAAACGGTCGTGTAAAACCAAATTATGACTGTTTGAGTTTCAATAAACCTATAATAGAATATAAACGTGTAAAATTAACCTATAAAGACCTAAACAAAATGGTATCCATACCTCAGGAGCTGATTTCTTTCGCACGGGCTCATCGTCGTCAGAATCAGACTAAAACCAGAAAAACAACATCAGTAACATTTTGATAAAACTATCAAGTCCTCTAACTGATATTAATAAACCAATACAATTTACATCTGTTGCTCTTATTTTGGGGACGGTGATTTTAACAGGCTCTGTGCGCTTCTTGGGTTTGGGAAGATCCAGATTCATTCTTTTAGGCTGAGAGTCTGCAGTCTGATCTGTGCTTGTTCGGACATCCGAGCTTTTCGGTGCGGGCAGAGATGCGAAGAGTCCCCCGATCTTCACCGCTGGTCGAGCGGATGAACCTGGCGCGTCATCCCGATCACTGTCGTCGCTGCTGTCGTACGCTACCAGAGACATCTCCACTGATCCGATCAGACGAGTTCATAAgagagtgaatcagtgaatcagtgaatcacttTCACTAATGCAGCTCAAATCAATCTCATATCCCCCAGCAGCGCTTCAGGTTTAAATGCACTAGTAGACTGAACAGACAAATAATATTTCTAGAACTGCACGGAATTGTCTGATAAAGGTCTGATCACAACATCAATGCCAAATTCATCCGGATAAATCAACATTGCGCGACTACAGATGAATCAATGCTTGCATTGAAACTCCTTGCAAGAAACTTAAGCAAATGACATATAAAATAACTGTTAACGATGATCTATCGTTTCTCTCCAGCTATTGAGATCCATAACAATTTTATCTTCCCCCATTGTGAAGGATTTCCTCAACTTCCGGTGCGGTTTGATACTGGATTAGGCAATACTGACAGCAACTGGACTGGAGTAGAATGTGATCAATGAAGGCGACCAAGagagacattaaagggatagttcacccaaaaatgtaaactctctcatcatttactcaccttcatgccattttagatgtgtatgactcactttcttctgcagaacccaaattaagatttttagaagaatatctcagctctgtagatccatacaatgcaagtgaatggtgaccagacctttcaagctccaaaaaccacattaatgcagcatacaagtaatccacatgactccagtagttaaatatgtctttagaagcgagatgttaatgtgggtgagaaacggatcaatatttaagccttttcttttttttttttttctcactataaatctccactttcacttggagaatgttaatatattaatccactggagtcgtgtgattacttttatgcttcatttatttgatttttggagcttcaaaggtctggccactattcacttgcattgaaatgacctccagagctgagatattcttctaaaaatctttgtcagcagaagaaagtcatacacatctgggatggcacgagggtgagtaaatgatgaaagaacgttcagttttgggtgaactgtccctttaatggaaCAGTTCAAAAAAGGGATATAGCTACATATAATTGCTTTGAAGAACTTCCATGTGAAAAAGATCATCTTTTTTATATGTGGTAGGGAAAAATAACCTCTATCCCATAATataacctttatttatttacaagCTTTTTTGCCTTAAATTAGTATCGTTAGGATCATATATTAATATGAGactatagagaaagagagagggataaTTTATTGTTGAGAAAGGTTTAGACTGGTTAGGAAACATTTCACAATAAGATCAAAGCAAGGAAACTGAGTACAACATTTGGTTGGTTTTATTGACAAAAGGTGTAGAACACACACATTGCTCCTTTCACATCATAAATACTCTTTGAAATCGAAGAACTTTTGAAGAACATAATACACAGTCTATGTGGTATCCTAGTACCAATAACTTTTACGGGGCCTCCTGTGTTCCTGAATGTTCATTTTCTCCATAACTTCTTCCTCAAGGGTTTTCAAAGATGGTGTGTATGTTTTCTCAAGAGTGTCATCTGGTGATGTGTCTTTAGGtccatctgtaaaaaaaaaagagggtaaAGCATCTCAAATCAGAgcataaagataaaaaaataaatatttctacaTTACGGAGTCACACATAAACATCTAAATGAAAAAAAAGTCAGCAATAAAtggtaaattatttattttattattttttacttttttaaatatagcaacaataataattaaaataataataataataatatgaaatacTCTTCATGAGCCATCACTCTTTAGGATTAAAACTCTCACATACTTCTTCCTCAAATctcacctttccactgctgtgGAATGATGCCATCTCTTCTCTGGTAGACTGGTTTGGGAATAATACGTCCGGTCCTGACAGAAACACGCACCTTCTCACCCTCCTCTGTGAACCGCCACTCAATATCTGTGGGCTTCCTAAAACACATTATACGCAAACACATACATTTAGAGCAAAGTGTAACACTTTTTTATGCTGTACATTGCATTGTACTATATGATTCTAGATTGCTCTATTTAATGTCTGATGCTCCAGAAGACTGTTTTagcaggatagttcacccaaaaaggaaacttctctcatcatttactcaccctcatgccatcccagatgtgcattacTTCATTATGTACTTACAGaacagtaaataatgagatattgtctggggggtgaactatccttttaatgctC
The sequence above is a segment of the Myxocyprinus asiaticus isolate MX2 ecotype Aquarium Trade chromosome 34, UBuf_Myxa_2, whole genome shotgun sequence genome. Coding sequences within it:
- the LOC127425622 gene encoding proline-rich protein PRCC-like; the protein is MSLVAYDSSDDSDRDDAPGSSARPAVKIGGLFASLPAPKSSDVRTSTDQTADSQPKRMNLDLPKPKKRTEPVKITVPKIRATDSDSDDDEPVRKKSAPEGGGGLSSLLPQPKNLVVKEIQRPLVPHTLTKRPGSGPPKGTAAKSQALSGTSPSPSAIKAAAKSAAMQLARQIAADEDGSDDEVAPENYFSLPESSSQSVMSQNPDSQVYVPSLHPPPSVEDAPLDFGSPNKESYTKSVGAMQDYQRGEHQDQYQENPLPEACPQDYYEEGYYQDPNPLDVEPDESGSSSMFNDEAFRRLQGKQNRGREEIKFLEIKGDDQLSGNKQWMTKNMTTEMEPRKSFSKKKGDQPTGQQRRKHQITYLIHQAKERELELKNNWADNKLSRRQTQAKYGF